Proteins found in one Miscanthus floridulus cultivar M001 chromosome 4, ASM1932011v1, whole genome shotgun sequence genomic segment:
- the LOC136551727 gene encoding protein CHAPERONE-LIKE PROTEIN OF POR1, chloroplastic-like, with protein sequence MQATAAAFLAHPLPRLRRIGGWGADAAAVRGGVIALPSRLLGSRCSISLSIGAGAGAGGGREFSYEHVPVFPRYRIRDPYKLLGVDRDASEEEIRSARNFLIQQYAGHEPSEEAIEGAYEKIIMKSYQQRKKTKINLKTKLKKRVEESPSWVKALISYFEVPSMDIISRRLFFFAFIAGWSLATSAENGPAFQLAISLFSCIYFLNEKMKNLLRASTTGFGVLVGGWIIGSLLVPLVPTFIIPASWSLELLTSLVAYIFLFLGSTFLK encoded by the exons ATGCAGGCGACGGCCGCCGCCTTCCTCGCCCACCCGCTCCCGCGGCTCCGCCG CATTGGCGGATGGGGTGCGGATGCGGCGGCGGTGCGTGGGGGAGTCATCGCGCTCCCGTCGCGGCTGCTGGGGTCGCGGTGCTCCATCAGCCTCTCCATCGGCGCCGGCGCTGGCGCCGGAGGTGGCCGCGAGTTCAGCTACG AGCATGTTCCGGTGTTCCCTAGATACCGAATACGAGATCCCTACAAGCTTCTTGGTGTTGATCGTGATGCATCTGAAGAAGAGATCCGGAGTGCGAGGAATTTCCTTATTCAACAGTATGCTGGGCATGAACCGAGTGAAGAAGCTATTGAAGGTGCTTATGAGAAGATAATTATGAAGAGCTACCAGCAGCGGAAGAAGACAAAAATTAATCTGAAAACCAAGTTAAAGAAGAGAGTAGAGGAATCCCCTTCATGGGTCAAAGCACTTATTAGTTACTTTGAGGTGCCATCGATGGATATTATTTCCAGAAGATTGTTTTTCTTTGCTTTCATTGCTGGATGGAGCTTAGCAACTTCTGCAGAGAATGGACCTGCATTTCAG CTCGCAATATCACTATTCTCATGCATATATTTCCTCAACGAAAAGATGAAGAACCTCCTCAGGGCATCGACCACTGG GTTTGGAGTACTTGTTGGCGGTTGGATTATTGGTTCCCTACTGGTTCCACTGGTCCCAACATTCATCATCCCAGCTTCATGGTCCCTAGAGCTACTCACCTCGCTGGTTGCTTACATTTTCTTGTTCCTGGGATCCACTTTCCTGAAATGA
- the LOC136551726 gene encoding uncharacterized protein, translating to MGKLARLVEGIKEKLGGAGGGKKTAAAAACYDKVDKTESMRVEIRSRRARQLIAKNLAAADSIAGSSSPRGGGGCGGGKKTKKRFLVF from the coding sequence ATGGGGAAGCTGGCGAGGCTGGTGGAAGGCATCAAGGAGAAGCTGGGCGGGGCCGGCGGcgggaagaagacggcggcggcagcggcgtgcTACGACAAGGTGGACAAGACGGAGAGCATGAGGGTGGAGATCAGGAGCCGCCGGGCGCGGCAGCTCATCGCCAAGAACCTCGCCGCCGCCGATTCCATCGCCGGGAGCAGCAGCCCCCGtggcggcggcggttgcggcgGAGGCAAGAAGACGAAGAAGCGGTTCTTGGTCTTCTGA